The Castanea sativa cultivar Marrone di Chiusa Pesio chromosome 11, ASM4071231v1 genome contains a region encoding:
- the LOC142617791 gene encoding putative disease resistance protein RGA1, whose translation MAEAILFGLAQKMIENLGSQTFQEIGSLWGVKGELEKIKNTVSTIQAVLLDAAEKQSHDHQVKDWLQKLNDAVYDADDLLSEFSTEAMRRRAGSGNKATKEVRTFFSKSNQLAFRGKMSSKIKAMRQKLNAIAEDRKNFRLEEYHAETNVVSRKREPTHSFVREEEVIGREEDKKATIDQLFDSNVEENVSVIPIVGIGGLGKTTLAQYVYNDEKVQKCFQLKMWACISDVFELKLIIEKIIASTSGNSSGNLVIDQLQSQLREKIDGRKYLLVLDDIWNEDREKWLKLKSLLMGGSKGSKIIITTRNRLVAEITQTVSPYFLKGLSKKQSWDLFRQVAFRKGQETSNPKLVTIGGEIVNMCRGVPLAIKSIGNMLYFKEKESEWSFVKSNIEANVTQGGEILPILKLSYDHLPSHLKSCFTYCSLFPKDYEMDKETVIQLWIAQGFVQSSNKNQQLEDVGDEYFKDLLWRSFFEEVETYKGLRYKMHDLIHDLAESIIGEECKLVSFDGKDINEKNRHVSCPFEINPSFTEALSLLVKAVKPRTFLLTFNEVFSGALEESMLNTIILRFKSLHALDLHALQITSIPNSIGKLIHLKYLDVSFNKDIETLPNSITTLLNLQVLKLNDCEGLKELPKKFRELVSLKHLYNDGCDNLSHMPCGLGQMTSLQTLPLFIVSTSSHIGGLGELKDLNNLRGTLEIAHLERLEESNSESIVVNLREKQHLEKLILNWNHRDQVDNNEDVKLLEELHPHQNLKYLEVYQYKGVKFSSWVSSLTNLVDLKIENCERCRYLPPLSHLSSLKSLYLFGMDDLEYISDNDISKEVFASSTALSTQFFPSLKSLGIGECPNLKGWWGRTGRDLVATTSASTPDHPQDQSHNSLPLFPLLSYLRIGSCPKMTSMPLFPNLEESLDLVNVSLKPLQETMSMSFLVPSSSSSLSSSSPLSKLNYMSLGSVEDIESLPAEWALYSLKRLQILNCPRLTSMSGAVRNLTSLCWLSIFDCEEFDPLRDMHDDGMEWQRLICLRDLRFRGIPKLKSLPVGLQCISTLKELRISNCPNLMTLPELTSLEYLGIERCEPNLTSLLEISCLTSLRSLQIEDFPNLITFPESIRIPISLETLSIRFCPKLTTLPDDACLKSLRELEIQWCPQLSEKYKTKIKKDFPNLEIDWGY comes from the coding sequence ATGGCCGAAGCAATCCTCTTTGGTCTTGCACAGAAAATGATTGAAAATCTGGGCTCTCAGACTTTCCAAGAGATTGGATCACTGTGGGGTGTCAAAGGTGAGCttgaaaaaatcaagaacacTGTGTCCACAATTCAAGCTGTACTTCTGGATGCAGCGGAGAAACAGAGTCATGACCATCAAGTCAAGGACTGGCTCCAAAAGCTCAACGATGCAGTTTATGATGCTGATGACTTGTTGAGTGAGTTTTCCACTGAAGCTATGCGGCGAAGAGCGGGGAGTGGGAATAAAGCCACAAAAGAGGTACGTACTTTCTTTTCAAAGTCAAACCAACTAGCTTTTCGTGGTAAGATGAGTAGTAAAATAAAGGCAATGAGGCAAAAACTAAATGCGATAGCAGAAGATAGGAAAAACTTCCGCTTGGAAGAATACCATGCAGAGACAAATGTTGTGAGTAGGAAGAGGGAACCAACTCACTCGTTTGTACGTGAAGAAGAAGTTATTGGGAGGGAAGAGGACAAAAAGGCGACCATAGACCAATTATTTGATTCTAATGTAGAAGAGAATGTTTCAGTCATTCCAATTGTGGGGATCGGGGGGTTAGGGAAAACTACACTCGCTCAATATGTGTACAATGATGAGAAAGTTCAAAAATGTTTTCAGTTAAAAATGTGGGCGTGCATCTCTGATGTCTTTgagttaaaattaattattgagaAGATAATAGCATCTACTTCTGGTAATTCATCTGGAAATCTTGTAATAGATCAGTTGCAAAGTCAACTTCGTGAAAAAATTGATGGAAGGAAATACTTACTTGTATTAGATGATATATGGAATGAAGATCGGGAAAAATGGCTTAAGTTGAAAAGTCTTTTAATGGGTGGTTCCAAAGGCAGTAAGATTATAATAACTACTCGTAATAGATTGGTTGCAGAGATTACACAGACAGTTTCACCATATTTTCTTAAAGGTCTGTCCAAAAAACAGTCTTGGGATTTATTTAGGCAAGTGGCATTTAGAAAAGGGCAAGAGACCAGCAATCCTAAACTAGTGACAATTGGAGGGGAGATTGTAAACATGTGTCGAGGGGTACCGCTTGCTATAAAGTCCATAGGAAATATGTTATACTTCAAGGAAAAAGAGTCTGAATGGTCATTCGTGAAGAGTAATATAGAAGCAAATGTAACTCAAGGGGgtgaaattttaccaattttaaaGTTGAGCTATGATCATCTCCCATCACATTTGAAGAGTTGTTTCACTTATTGCTCTTTGTTTCCCAAAGATTATGAGATGGATAAGGAAACAGTGATACAACTATGGATAGCACAAGGGTTTGTCCAATCATCAAACAAAAACCAACAATTAGAGGATGTTGGTGATGAGTATTTCAAGGATTTACTTTGGAGGTCCTTCTTTGAAGAAGTAGAGACTTACAAAGGCTTAAGATACAAGATGCATGATTTAATTCATGATCTTGCAGAATCTATCATAGGCGAGGAGTGCAAGCTTGTTAGTTTTGATGGCAAagatattaatgaaaaaaatcgTCATGTATCATGTCCATTTGAAATTAACCCATCTTTTACGGAAGCTTTAAGTTTGTTGGTTAAAGCGGTCAAACCACGTACATTTCTTCTAACATTTAATGAGGTGTTCTCTGGTGCCTTGGAGGAGTCAATGTTGAATACAATTATTTTGAGATTCAAGAGCTTGCATGCATTAGATTTACATGCATTGCAGATTACATCAATACCAAATTCTATAGGGAAGTTAATACATCTAAAGTATCTTGATGTTTCTTTTAATAAGGATATTGAAACTCTCCCTAACTCAATTACTACATTGTTGAATTTGCAAGTACTAAAACTTAATGATTGTGAAGGTCTTAAAGAATTACCCAAAAAGTTTAGAGAATTGGTTAGCCTCAAACATCTTTATAATGATGGTTGTGATAATTTAAGTCATATGCCTTGTGGATTAGGGCAAATGACTTCACTTCAAACATTACCATTATTCATTGTGAGCACCTCCTCCCACATTGGTGGATTAGGCGAATTGAAGGATCTAAACAACCTGCGAGGAACATTAGAGATCGCACATTTGGAACGGTTGGAAGAATCTAACTCAGAATCCATTGTTGTGAATTTAAGGGAGAAGCAACATcttgaaaaattgatattaaattGGAATCATCGAGATCAAGTAGATAATAATGAAGATGTGAAGTTATTAGAAGAACTCCACCCACATCAAAATCTCAAATATTTGGAAGTGTATCAGTACAAGGGTGTGAAATTTTCAAGTTGGGTCTCTTCTCTCACAAATCTTGTTGATTTAAAGATAGAGAATTGTGAGAGATGCCGATATCTGCCACCATTATCTCATCTCTCCTCTTTAAAATCTCTATACCTTTTTGGAATGGATGATTTGGAGTACATATCGGACAATGATATAAGTAAAGAGGTGTTTGCTTCATCCACAGCATTATCAACACAGTTCTTCCCATCTCTAAAGTCACTCGGAATAGGGGAATGTCCTAATTTGAAGGGATGGTGGGGGAGAACAGGGAGGGATTTAGTTGCAACAACATCTGCGTCAACACCAGATCATCCACAAGATCAGTCTCATAACTCACTGCCTTtatttcctcttctttcttattTGCGGATTGGTAGTTGCCCTAAAATGACTTCCATGCCCCTGTTTCCCAATCTCGAAGAATCTCTAGATTTAGTGAATGTCAGTTTGAAGCCTTTGCAAGAGACAATGTCAATGAGTTTTTTAGTTCCCTCTTCCTCCTCTTCATTAtcctcttcttctcctctctccaaattaaattatatgagTTTGGGTTCTGTAGAAGATATAGAGTCTCTTCCGGCTGAGTGGGCACTATATTCTCTCAAGCGACTACAAATTTTGAATTGCCCTAGACTAACATCTATGTCTGGAGCGGTGCGTAATCTCACCTCCCTCTGTTGGCTATCAATTTTCGATTGTGAGGAGTTCGATCCATTAAGAGACATGCATGATGATGGCATGGAATGGCAACGCCTCATTTGCCTCCGTGATTTACGTTTCAGAGGCATTCCGAAACTGAAGTCTCTCCCTGTGGGTCTTCAATGTATTTCCACCCTAAAAGAGCTCCGCATTTCAAACTGTCCCAATTTAATGACTTTGCCGGAGCTCACCTCACTTGAATATCTTGGGATTGAAAGATGCGAGCCTAATCTGACATCACTTCTTGAGATTAGTTGTCTCACTTCTTTACGGTCGCTGCAGATTGAAGACTTTCCCAATTTGATTACTTTCCCCGAATCAATTAGGATTCCAATCTCACTTGAAACGCTTTCCATTCGGTTCTGTCCCAAACTCACAACACTACCTGATGATGCTTGTCTCAAGTCTTTACGAGAACTGGAAATTCAGTGGTGTCCTCAGttatcagaaaaatacaaaactaaaatcaaaaaGGATTTCCCTAATTTGGAAATTGATTGGGGGTATTGA